ACTCTCACCCTCTACCAAAACAAAAGGTGCATTTTCTAGCTCCCTAAGTCTTTCAAATAGCGCGTTTTGAAAGCTTTTTACACTAGGTTGTGTGCCACAAATCCCACCAAAGCTAGAGCCTAAATGCTTTGCAATCCCTTCTAAATTTAAAGAATTTTCAAAAGAAGCAATAATCTCACTCTTCCCGCTCCCTGTTTGTCCTATAAGAGTAATAAAGTGGTGTGGTAAGGGGGATTGTAAATAGCGCGCCACTTCCTTGCGATAAGCTTTGTAACCACCTTCTAGTAAGGCAACTTGATAACCAATTTGATAAAGTATGATTCCAAGTGCTTGACTGCGCATTCCTCCACGAGCACAATGGATTCCAATAGATTTTTTTGGGCTGATTTTATCTTGCAGTTTTAAAAGATGCTTAGAGATATTAGCGCTCACAAAGCTTGCCCCTAAAACTTTGGCTTTAAAAGAGTTTTGTTTATAAAGTGTGCCGATATACTCAAACTCATCATCATTTAAAACAGGGTAATTTATGGCATTTGGAATGTGTGATTGCTTGTATTCTCTAGGAGAACGCACATCTATGATATGAGAAAAATCTGTTTGTAAAAATTGCTCTATGGGAAGTTTTTTTGTCATTTTAAATCTTTAAACCCCTTTTAAGATACTTGCGGCACATAAACTTTTTAGAGGCTCTGCTGTGTTCCCACCCTGAAGCATTATCCAAAAAGCCTATTGCACAAGTCTCAAAAAGGGCAAATGGAATTTTATCTCATCTTAAATAAAAATAAATTGAATTTTAGTTAGCTATTAAAATGCCGTATCATTTTTATGGTATTTTTATCAAGTTCTGTCCCCCTCTTTTCTAAATCTTTAATAATTTGTTCTCTAGCATTTGCTTTTAGATTCTGTCCAAATTTTGCTTTAATGCTTTTGCTAATTATTTCTATTGTTCCTACAAACACGCCTTTTTCTTGCCCTTCAAATTGTCCTAAATCCATATTTAAAGATTGGTGAGAAGGTTCATATTTTTGAACAAGAGTTTTTAGAATATGTTTTTTTCTTTGTACTTCGGTTATTGTTTTGAAAATGCCACTTAAATAAATTGAAAAGAAAAACTGCGTTGGGATCATAGTATTATTTAGAAAAGTAGAGTGGATATAAGAATAAACTTTTGTAGCAGTAAAAGAAACTTTAGGATTCTCTTTTAAGAGATGGTATTTTCTACCATTCTTTGCGCCGTGTAAGTAAATTTCATTTTCACAATAGCAAAAGCTAACTGGAACTCCATAAGGTTCAATATCCGGAATAATTATTACTCCAAATTCAATTTTTTCTAGCATAGATTCCATCAGCTCGGAATCTATGCATTCAAATTCATTGCGTCTCATTTTATACAGGGAATACCCTAATACT
The Helicobacter winghamensis ATCC BAA-430 DNA segment above includes these coding regions:
- the mnmH gene encoding tRNA 2-selenouridine(34) synthase MnmH, with translation MTKKLPIEQFLQTDFSHIIDVRSPREYKQSHIPNAINYPVLNDDEFEYIGTLYKQNSFKAKVLGASFVSANISKHLLKLQDKISPKKSIGIHCARGGMRSQALGIILYQIGYQVALLEGGYKAYRKEVARYLQSPLPHHFITLIGQTGSGKSEIIASFENSLNLEGIAKHLGSSFGGICGTQPSVKSFQNALFERLRELENAPFVLVEGESKRIGNLILPSVLYNAYQNAPKIFIQTPLEERIKRITKQYGKISHAFFENAMQKISPFMKKDFWQKAKDAFNCGDLESVAEILLVEYYDKVYKKESYAYTISYHSLEQAHTEICTLAREYYK
- a CDS encoding pyridoxamine 5'-phosphate oxidase family protein, with the protein product MRRNEFECIDSELMESMLEKIEFGVIIIPDIEPYGVPVSFCYCENEIYLHGAKNGRKYHLLKENPKVSFTATKVYSYIHSTFLNNTMIPTQFFFSIYLSGIFKTITEVQRKKHILKTLVQKYEPSHQSLNMDLGQFEGQEKGVFVGTIEIISKSIKAKFGQNLKANAREQIIKDLEKRGTELDKNTIKMIRHFNS